From Salipiger profundus, a single genomic window includes:
- a CDS encoding outer membrane protein assembly factor BamE codes for MAKPGRQAMVAMAAMLGLAACTAQYRSHGYTPSEEDLQQIVPGVDTRGTVEDVIGVPTASGVLNEGGYYYIESEMRQFAWQAPEVVDREVLAITFDDAGVVDNITRYGLEDGNVVPISRRITRTSDGETSFIRRLFGNIGGLSLSQFVDQ; via the coding sequence ATGGCAAAACCCGGAAGACAGGCGATGGTGGCCATGGCGGCCATGCTCGGGCTGGCGGCCTGCACCGCACAATATCGCTCCCACGGCTACACCCCCTCCGAGGAGGATCTGCAGCAGATCGTGCCCGGTGTCGACACGCGCGGCACCGTCGAGGACGTGATCGGCGTGCCGACCGCCTCGGGCGTGCTGAACGAAGGCGGTTATTACTACATCGAAAGCGAGATGCGGCAGTTCGCCTGGCAGGCGCCGGAAGTGGTCGACCGCGAGGTTCTGGCCATCACCTTCGACGACGCGGGCGTCGTCGACAACATCACGCGCTACGGTCTCGAGGATGGCAACGTCGTACCGATCTCGCGCCGGATCACCCGCACCAGCGATGGCGAGACGAGCTTCATCCGCAGGCTCTTCGGCAACATCGGCGGGCTGTCGCTCAGCCAGTTCGTCGACCAGTAG
- a CDS encoding GNAT family N-acetyltransferase, which produces MQARPSTDAAGTERSELLRRGRYRARHAVPDEIPAAQALRGQAFFGPDGPPDIDRFDSLCRHVLIEDTAESALVACFRYLWLGDGAAITDSYSAQYYDLHRLAAFDGPAMELGRFCLRPGSNDPDILRLAWAAITALVDRGGARLLFGCASFAGTNPERYAPAFAHLRGRHLAPEAWRVGEKAPERVGFPQTGADARAAMRLIPPLLRTYLGMGGWVSDHAVVDREMNTLHVFTAVEVAAIPPARARALRAIAG; this is translated from the coding sequence ATGCAAGCCCGGCCAAGCACAGACGCCGCCGGGACGGAACGCTCCGAGCTTCTGCGGCGCGGGCGTTACCGCGCTCGACACGCCGTGCCGGACGAGATCCCTGCCGCGCAGGCGCTGCGCGGGCAGGCCTTCTTCGGACCGGACGGCCCCCCGGACATCGACCGCTTCGACAGTCTCTGCCGGCACGTGCTCATCGAGGATACGGCCGAGAGCGCTCTCGTGGCCTGCTTCCGTTATCTCTGGCTTGGCGATGGTGCGGCGATCACCGACAGCTATTCGGCGCAGTACTACGATCTGCACCGGCTCGCCGCGTTCGACGGGCCGGCTATGGAGCTGGGCCGTTTCTGCCTGCGGCCGGGGTCGAACGATCCCGACATCCTGCGCCTTGCGTGGGCTGCGATCACCGCGCTGGTGGACCGTGGCGGCGCGCGACTTCTGTTTGGATGCGCGAGCTTCGCCGGCACGAACCCGGAGCGCTACGCGCCGGCCTTCGCGCATCTGCGCGGCCGTCACCTGGCGCCCGAGGCCTGGCGGGTCGGGGAAAAGGCGCCCGAGCGCGTGGGCTTCCCTCAGACCGGGGCCGACGCCCGCGCAGCGATGCGGCTGATTCCGCCGTTGCTACGGACCTACCTCGGCATGGGCGGATGGGTCAGCGACCACGCCGTGGTCGATCGGGAGATGAACACGCTGCATGTCTTCACCGCCGTCGAGGTCGCGGCGATCCCGCCGGCCCGCGCAAGGGCGCTGCGGGCCATCGCGGGCTGA
- a CDS encoding phosphoadenosine phosphosulfate reductase, which translates to MQDETDLSAVDLSGVRRGRWIGAISEIGETDGFAEPLGKRHHGVFVERGDTLLVSFETLPGIEALSPTSTPLGWTMAISEGWSSLSVISARDTWFRDPLVYGFFDQLLDDGFFDEFDRVIFYGAGPCGYAAAAYSVAAPGARVLMLQPQATLDPRVTEWDDRFADKRRLDFTTRYGYAPDMVDAAQQAYLLYDPRERLDAMHSALFARRNVTRFRLPFMGSALQGNLLELELVAPLLVAAADGTLDDLSFARLMRKRRDYPPYLRKLLARLEGEGRLGLAQALCENVTRRLEAPRFRRRLEVLRQARAEAGT; encoded by the coding sequence ATGCAGGATGAAACCGACCTCTCGGCAGTGGATCTTTCCGGCGTCCGGCGGGGCCGATGGATCGGGGCGATCTCGGAGATCGGCGAGACGGACGGTTTCGCCGAACCGCTGGGAAAGCGCCACCACGGCGTCTTCGTGGAACGCGGCGACACGCTGCTGGTGAGCTTCGAGACCCTTCCCGGGATCGAGGCATTGTCGCCCACCTCGACCCCGCTCGGCTGGACCATGGCAATCAGCGAAGGCTGGTCGTCGCTGTCCGTGATCTCGGCCCGAGATACGTGGTTCCGCGATCCGCTGGTCTACGGCTTCTTCGACCAGTTGCTCGACGACGGCTTCTTCGACGAGTTCGACCGGGTGATCTTCTACGGGGCCGGACCCTGCGGCTATGCCGCTGCCGCCTACTCGGTGGCAGCGCCCGGCGCGCGCGTGCTGATGCTGCAGCCGCAGGCCACGCTCGACCCGCGCGTGACCGAGTGGGACGACCGGTTTGCCGACAAGCGGCGGCTCGATTTCACCACGCGCTACGGCTACGCGCCCGACATGGTCGACGCGGCGCAGCAGGCCTACCTGCTCTACGACCCGCGCGAACGGCTCGACGCGATGCACTCGGCGCTGTTTGCCCGGCGCAACGTCACCCGTTTCCGGCTGCCGTTCATGGGCAGCGCACTGCAGGGCAACCTGCTGGAGCTGGAACTGGTCGCGCCACTGCTGGTGGCCGCGGCCGACGGCACGCTGGATGACCTCAGCTTCGCCCGGCTGATGCGCAAGCGGCGGGACTACCCGCCCTACCTGCGAAAACTGCTGGCAAGGCTCGAGGGCGAGGGCCGGCTCGGCCTTGCGCAGGCGCTCTGCGAGAACGTCACGCGCCGGCTCGAGGCGCCGCGTTTCCGCCGACGGCTCGAGGTACTGCGCCAGGCCCGCGCCGAAGCCGGCACCTGA
- a CDS encoding glycosyltransferase family 2 protein, with the protein MRITAVLCVRNEGAFLLDWLAHHLACGVSHVVALSNDCDDGTDALLDRLEVLGHVTHIRNDGPHDKGGIQFSGLKRADRTEAVRQADWLIALDVDEFVNVHVGTRTLPDLIAALPEASAITLTWRLFGNAGVLRYEDRPIPEQFTRAAPARMLWPWRASMFKTLYRNDGTYGRLGVHRPRQPEPTRIEQARWFDGAGRALEAQFRTRRIFTDVGRESHALVQLNHYPLGAMESYVLKADRGRAVHSDHALGLDYWVERNFNVVEDRSILVLAPQVAERRTALAADPELARLHAQAVDWRRVRFEALMRQEPYRALMGRLMMTPPSRPLGPDAAALLHGHALRAKGADS; encoded by the coding sequence ATGAGGATCACCGCCGTGCTCTGCGTCCGCAACGAGGGCGCCTTTCTGCTCGACTGGCTGGCGCATCACCTCGCCTGCGGCGTGAGCCACGTGGTCGCGCTGTCGAACGACTGCGACGACGGCACCGACGCGCTGCTCGACCGTCTCGAGGTGCTGGGGCACGTGACCCACATCCGCAACGACGGGCCGCACGACAAGGGCGGCATCCAGTTTTCGGGGCTGAAGCGCGCGGACCGGACCGAGGCGGTCCGGCAGGCCGACTGGCTGATCGCGCTCGATGTCGACGAGTTCGTCAATGTCCACGTCGGCACGCGCACCCTGCCCGACCTCATCGCCGCGCTACCCGAGGCCAGCGCCATCACCCTCACATGGCGGCTTTTCGGCAACGCCGGCGTCTTGCGCTACGAAGACCGCCCGATCCCCGAGCAGTTCACCCGGGCGGCGCCGGCGCGGATGCTCTGGCCGTGGCGCGCGTCGATGTTCAAGACGCTCTACCGCAACGACGGCACCTACGGCCGGCTCGGCGTGCATCGCCCGCGACAGCCCGAGCCCACACGCATCGAACAGGCCCGCTGGTTCGATGGCGCCGGACGCGCGCTGGAGGCGCAGTTCCGCACTCGCCGGATCTTTACCGACGTCGGGCGCGAGAGCCATGCGCTGGTTCAGCTCAACCACTATCCGCTCGGCGCGATGGAAAGCTACGTGCTCAAGGCCGACCGTGGGCGCGCGGTGCATTCCGACCACGCGCTCGGGCTCGACTACTGGGTCGAGCGCAATTTCAACGTGGTCGAGGACCGGTCGATCCTGGTTCTGGCGCCGCAGGTTGCCGAGCGGCGCACGGCGCTGGCCGCCGATCCCGAGCTGGCGCGGCTGCACGCGCAGGCGGTGGATTGGCGCCGCGTCCGCTTCGAGGCGCTGATGCGGCAGGAGCCCTACCGCGCACTCATGGGCCGGCTGATGATGACCCCGCCAAGCCGCCCGCTGGGGCCCGATGCAGCGGCGCTTCTGCATGGCCACGCGCTGCGGGCAAAGGGGGCGGACAGCTGA
- a CDS encoding FkbM family methyltransferase, whose translation MDGTGARNPVMLSRGLRIPKHPQITTGRMRGALREGTYERKECDAVTRVVRPGDRVLELGGGIGYLSTLLAVRKKVGRVVSYEANPALIPYIASLLAANAVTTVEVRNALLTPEGGDPVDFHLRRNFLGSSMDREADPESIVETVKVDRDRLGDVLSEVAPDVLVCDIEGAEATLLPAGDWSGLRCAVIELHPQWIGQCGVEAVFDAMHRAGLTYFPKASEGKVVTFRRGW comes from the coding sequence ATGGACGGCACCGGCGCCCGCAACCCTGTCATGCTCTCGCGCGGACTGCGCATCCCCAAGCATCCGCAAATCACCACCGGCCGCATGCGCGGCGCGCTGCGCGAGGGCACCTACGAGCGCAAGGAATGCGACGCGGTCACCCGTGTCGTGCGCCCCGGTGACCGGGTGCTCGAGCTCGGCGGCGGCATCGGCTACCTCTCGACCCTGCTTGCGGTCAGGAAGAAGGTGGGCCGCGTCGTCAGCTACGAGGCCAACCCCGCGCTCATTCCCTATATCGCCAGCCTCCTCGCGGCGAACGCGGTCACGACGGTCGAGGTGCGCAACGCCCTGCTCACCCCCGAGGGCGGTGACCCCGTGGATTTCCACCTGCGGCGCAATTTTCTCGGCTCCTCGATGGACCGGGAGGCGGACCCCGAAAGCATCGTCGAGACGGTGAAGGTCGACCGGGACCGGCTGGGCGACGTGCTGTCCGAGGTCGCGCCGGACGTTCTGGTCTGCGACATCGAAGGGGCCGAGGCAACGCTGCTGCCCGCCGGCGACTGGTCGGGCCTGCGCTGCGCGGTCATCGAGTTGCACCCGCAGTGGATCGGTCAGTGCGGGGTTGAGGCGGTGTTCGACGCCATGCACCGGGCGGGGCTGACTTATTTCCCCAAGGCGTCGGAGGGCAAGGTGGTCACCTTCCGCCGGGGATGGTGA
- a CDS encoding glycosyltransferase family 2 protein, translating to MRIQLHIGPDALSSDRLQAVLHAKRDRLRAQGVLYARSAGAKNHTRLFMAVSDPAAVDALRFYRGYTAPETQAALREEVMRQLTREVRQARPETLILSAHQLGGLLTSQSEIKRLKGVLSPLSEDIHVVAHIDDPARMLVRRYAAQLMDGRVTGLDLELGLIDRPDWWQAALDTRAAPNPRTGRFTEAQSAVFWLDYKRLQAEWEAVFGTGSVRFRSIDMARLHGPNAAEELRAAFDIPESIGRADPEPLPEPASAAWLTRQRLLNDALLRLLARRKSILPRQAWRQCLNEIRVQGGDIDPGSLYAISDRFAEDIADLCAAHPGLDPAPMAPDAPAPEWREPDPTLGFRATQYLMAFRKRIEKASREETVARAADLAALRPAPEPIATVSHSSKDAAPSAQAPTPELVRQTLETLRRSSFAPHNRLGSVDEEQATASFPPMPPRALPGGSSGNVIVACMKNEAPYIVEWVAYHRATGIDNFLIYTNGCEDGTTEILDRLAAMGVVEHRSNDDWAGNSPQQHALDKALSEPVIRNASWIAHIDVDEFINVRCGNGTLPDLFARVPDATNIAMTWRLFGHDGVTRIKDRFVIDQFQSCAPKFCPKPHTVWGFKTLFRNIGAYGKLSCHRPNKLAEGFADRVKWVNGSGADMTAEVLKNGWRSSKRTIGYDLVQLNHYALRSAESFLIKRQRGRALHVDRSIGLNYWIRMDWSDVRDVTIRRNLPRLRAEYDRLMTDPGLKAWHARGLDWHHTKARELHATPEFEDLYRQAVALRLTETERVAYALALDVES from the coding sequence ATGAGGATCCAGCTCCACATCGGACCGGACGCGCTGTCCTCGGACCGGCTGCAAGCGGTGCTGCACGCCAAGCGCGACCGGCTGAGAGCCCAGGGCGTGCTCTACGCGCGCTCGGCCGGAGCGAAGAACCACACGCGGCTCTTCATGGCGGTGAGCGATCCGGCGGCGGTGGACGCGCTGCGGTTCTACCGAGGCTACACCGCGCCCGAGACACAGGCCGCGCTGCGCGAAGAGGTGATGCGCCAGCTCACCCGCGAAGTGAGGCAGGCCCGACCAGAGACGCTCATCCTGTCGGCGCACCAACTGGGTGGTCTCCTGACGTCCCAAAGCGAAATCAAACGGTTGAAGGGCGTTCTTTCACCGCTTTCGGAAGACATCCACGTGGTCGCGCATATCGACGATCCGGCGCGGATGCTGGTCCGGCGCTATGCCGCGCAGCTCATGGACGGGCGTGTAACCGGGCTCGATCTCGAGCTCGGGCTGATCGACCGCCCCGACTGGTGGCAGGCCGCGCTCGACACGCGCGCGGCGCCCAACCCGCGCACGGGACGGTTCACCGAGGCGCAATCGGCCGTCTTCTGGCTCGATTACAAACGGTTGCAGGCCGAATGGGAGGCCGTTTTCGGGACGGGCTCGGTCCGGTTCCGCAGCATCGACATGGCGCGGCTGCATGGCCCCAACGCCGCCGAGGAACTGCGCGCCGCCTTCGACATCCCCGAAAGCATCGGCCGTGCCGATCCGGAGCCGCTGCCCGAACCGGCCTCTGCGGCATGGCTCACGCGCCAGCGGCTTCTGAACGATGCGCTTCTGCGGCTGCTCGCACGGCGCAAGAGCATTCTTCCGCGCCAGGCGTGGCGGCAATGTCTGAACGAAATCAGGGTTCAAGGCGGCGACATTGATCCCGGCAGCCTCTACGCCATTTCCGACCGGTTCGCAGAGGACATCGCCGATCTCTGCGCCGCACACCCGGGCCTCGATCCGGCCCCGATGGCGCCGGATGCCCCTGCGCCGGAGTGGCGCGAGCCCGATCCGACCCTCGGTTTCCGCGCGACGCAGTATCTCATGGCCTTCCGAAAACGCATCGAGAAGGCCAGCCGCGAGGAAACAGTCGCAAGGGCTGCCGATCTTGCCGCGCTGCGGCCCGCTCCAGAGCCCATTGCGACCGTGTCCCACTCGTCCAAGGACGCGGCTCCCTCGGCGCAGGCCCCCACGCCGGAGCTTGTCCGTCAGACCCTCGAGACGCTCCGCCGCTCGTCGTTCGCACCGCACAACCGGCTGGGCTCGGTCGACGAGGAACAGGCAACGGCTAGCTTTCCGCCCATGCCACCGCGGGCGCTACCCGGGGGCAGCAGCGGCAACGTCATCGTTGCCTGCATGAAGAACGAGGCGCCCTATATCGTGGAATGGGTGGCCTATCACCGCGCCACCGGTATCGACAATTTCCTGATCTACACCAACGGCTGCGAGGACGGCACGACCGAGATCCTCGACCGGCTCGCCGCGATGGGCGTGGTCGAGCACCGCTCCAACGACGACTGGGCGGGCAACTCTCCGCAGCAGCATGCGCTCGACAAGGCGCTGTCCGAGCCTGTGATCCGCAATGCCTCTTGGATCGCGCATATCGACGTGGACGAGTTCATCAACGTGCGCTGCGGCAACGGCACCCTGCCCGATCTCTTCGCCCGCGTGCCCGACGCCACCAACATCGCGATGACCTGGCGGCTCTTCGGCCACGACGGCGTGACCCGGATCAAGGACCGTTTCGTCATCGACCAGTTCCAGAGCTGCGCCCCCAAGTTCTGTCCCAAGCCGCACACGGTCTGGGGTTTCAAGACGCTGTTCCGGAATATCGGCGCCTACGGCAAGCTCTCGTGTCACCGTCCCAACAAGCTTGCCGAGGGTTTCGCGGATCGGGTGAAATGGGTGAACGGTTCCGGCGCCGACATGACCGCCGAGGTGCTGAAGAACGGCTGGCGCAGTTCGAAGCGAACCATCGGCTACGACCTCGTGCAGCTCAACCATTACGCTTTGCGCAGTGCCGAGAGCTTCCTCATCAAGCGCCAGCGTGGACGGGCGCTGCACGTCGACCGCTCGATCGGTCTCAACTACTGGATCCGCATGGACTGGTCCGATGTCCGCGACGTGACCATCCGGCGCAACCTGCCCCGCCTGCGCGCCGAGTACGACCGGCTGATGACCGACCCCGGGCTGAAGGCATGGCACGCGCGCGGGCTCGACTGGCACCACACCAAGGCGCGCGAGCTGCACGCGACCCCGGAGTTCGAAGACCTCTACCGGCAGGCCGTGGCGCTGCGTCTCACCGAAACCGAGCGGGTGGCCTATGCGCTCGCCCTCGACGTGGAAAGCTGA
- a CDS encoding sulfotransferase family protein, which yields MTVRVINLGLPKTGTTTLGVALDRAGLVVADFKLRRGSCPDRRIAGSFVARQLYDGYFRSGDPLERLGSIDALTEISVLNGTLCLWPQTDFGLIEALRHHHPAIRFVASWRDPAETAHSMLRWSDLGTRRLPQGNIPGLPSGYGETRLERAQWVAQHYAFLRRIFAGDTRFLEYDTADPQAPEMLSAHPGITLPWWGKANENRSMRSVDTP from the coding sequence ATGACGGTGCGGGTCATCAACCTCGGGCTACCCAAGACCGGCACCACGACGCTTGGCGTCGCGCTCGACCGCGCGGGCCTCGTGGTCGCCGATTTCAAGCTCAGGCGTGGCAGCTGCCCCGACCGCCGCATCGCCGGCAGCTTCGTGGCGCGGCAACTCTACGACGGCTATTTCCGCTCGGGCGACCCGCTGGAACGGCTGGGGAGCATCGACGCGCTGACCGAGATTTCGGTCCTGAACGGCACGCTGTGCCTCTGGCCGCAGACCGATTTCGGGCTGATCGAGGCGCTGCGCCACCACCATCCCGCCATTCGCTTCGTCGCCTCGTGGCGCGACCCGGCCGAGACTGCGCATTCCATGCTGCGCTGGTCCGATCTCGGCACCCGGCGACTGCCGCAGGGCAACATTCCGGGGCTGCCCTCCGGCTACGGCGAAACCCGGCTGGAACGGGCGCAATGGGTGGCGCAGCATTACGCCTTCCTGCGTCGGATCTTCGCCGGTGATACGCGCTTCCTCGAGTATGACACCGCTGACCCGCAGGCCCCCGAGATGCTTTCGGCGCATCCCGGCATCACGCTGCCCTGGTGGGGCAAGGCGAACGAGAACCGCTCGATGCGATCGGTGGATACGCCATGA
- a CDS encoding glycosyltransferase family 2 protein, whose translation MRITAVTCVKNEGPFLLEWVAYNRLLGVTDFLIYSNDCSDGTDRLLDALAPHGVVHLPNPARGRNYQMEALRHAAKQDIVRQADWLWIADVDEFLNIHAGNHTIPALIEACGDPQAISVTFQYFANGGVDRFEDRPVIEQFTRSHNPDLWCAETAIEVKTLVRSDFPVHYLGAHRPFFRKGLDPEGIPRWTDGSGREVPQKFLVAANPRRMRKFPAAGARQHATLNHYALRSLDSYLIKTDRGDVNRKDRVFDDLYWRERNDPAWEDRSIQRHLPALQGVLEDMKRGEIGARHDDCVRLHRARRDALMADPAYARMHADLRALPTLPPGEPELMRELGLAP comes from the coding sequence ATGCGCATAACCGCCGTGACATGCGTGAAGAACGAGGGCCCTTTCCTGCTGGAATGGGTGGCCTACAACCGGCTGCTCGGCGTCACCGACTTCCTGATCTACTCGAACGACTGCAGCGACGGCACCGACCGGCTGCTCGACGCGCTCGCGCCCCATGGCGTCGTGCACCTGCCGAACCCGGCCCGGGGGCGCAACTACCAGATGGAAGCGCTCAGGCACGCGGCCAAACAGGACATCGTGCGGCAGGCGGACTGGCTCTGGATCGCGGATGTCGACGAGTTCCTCAACATCCACGCGGGCAACCACACGATCCCCGCACTGATCGAGGCCTGCGGCGACCCGCAGGCGATCTCGGTCACCTTCCAGTATTTTGCCAATGGCGGCGTCGATCGCTTCGAGGACCGCCCCGTGATCGAACAGTTCACCCGCTCGCACAACCCCGACCTGTGGTGTGCCGAGACGGCGATCGAGGTCAAGACACTGGTGCGGTCGGATTTTCCGGTGCACTACCTCGGCGCGCACCGGCCGTTCTTCCGCAAGGGTCTCGATCCCGAGGGCATCCCCCGCTGGACCGATGGCTCGGGTCGCGAGGTGCCGCAGAAGTTCCTCGTCGCCGCCAACCCGCGCCGCATGCGCAAGTTCCCGGCGGCCGGAGCGCGGCAGCACGCGACGCTGAACCACTATGCGCTGCGCTCGCTCGACAGCTACCTCATCAAGACCGACCGTGGCGACGTGAACCGGAAGGACCGCGTCTTCGACGATCTCTACTGGCGCGAACGCAACGACCCCGCGTGGGAGGATCGCTCGATCCAACGCCACCTGCCGGCGCTGCAAGGCGTGCTCGAGGACATGAAACGCGGCGAAATCGGCGCGCGCCACGACGATTGCGTGCGCCTTCACCGCGCCCGGCGCGATGCGCTGATGGCGGACCCTGCCTACGCCCGGATGCATGCAGACCTGCGCGCCCTCCCGACGCTGCCGCCCGGAGAGCCGGAGCTGATGCGCGAACTGGGGCTTGCGCCATGA
- a CDS encoding AAA family ATPase — translation MKNPNSIDDVQAMLSQTGYVCGRALATVVFLSLKLGRPLFLEGEAGVGKTEIAKALAASLGRRLIRLQCYEGLDASSAVYEWNFPAQMIAIRTAEADGNADRDLLQRELFGPDFLVERPLLQAMRPDENGPPVLLIDELDRTDEPFEAFLLEALSDFQVTIPELGTIAAPEPPIVVLTSNRTREVHDALKRRCLYHWVDYPDFAREVEILTAREPAIAAELSREIVAFVQALRTEDIFKKPGVAETIDWAKCLLALDVVDLSPEVISDTLGAILKYQDDIAKIQGSEAARLLEESKASLAPG, via the coding sequence ATGAAGAACCCCAATTCCATCGATGACGTGCAGGCGATGCTGTCGCAGACCGGCTACGTCTGCGGACGGGCGCTCGCCACGGTCGTCTTCCTGTCGCTGAAGCTCGGCCGCCCGCTGTTTCTCGAGGGCGAGGCCGGTGTCGGCAAGACCGAGATCGCCAAGGCGCTGGCCGCGTCGCTCGGACGGCGGCTGATCCGGCTGCAGTGCTACGAAGGGCTCGACGCGTCCAGCGCGGTCTACGAGTGGAACTTCCCGGCCCAGATGATTGCCATCCGCACCGCCGAGGCCGATGGCAACGCCGACCGCGACCTGCTGCAGCGCGAGCTCTTCGGGCCCGATTTCCTTGTCGAGCGGCCGCTGCTGCAGGCGATGCGCCCCGACGAGAACGGCCCGCCGGTGCTGCTGATCGACGAGCTGGACCGCACCGACGAGCCCTTCGAGGCCTTCCTGCTCGAGGCCCTCAGCGATTTCCAGGTGACCATCCCCGAGCTTGGCACCATCGCGGCGCCCGAGCCGCCGATCGTCGTTCTGACCTCGAACCGCACGCGCGAGGTGCATGACGCGCTCAAGCGCCGCTGCCTGTATCACTGGGTCGATTACCCGGATTTCGCCCGCGAGGTCGAGATCCTGACTGCGCGCGAGCCGGCCATCGCGGCAGAGCTCAGCCGCGAGATCGTGGCCTTCGTGCAGGCCTTGCGAACCGAGGACATCTTCAAGAAGCCGGGCGTGGCGGAAACCATCGACTGGGCGAAATGCCTGCTGGCGCTCGACGTGGTCGACCTGTCGCCCGAGGTGATCTCGGACACGCTCGGTGCTATCCTGAAATACCAGGACGACATCGCGAAAATCCAGGGGTCCGAGGCCGCGCGGCTGCTCGAGGAGTCGAAAGCGTCGTTGGCTCCGGGCTGA
- a CDS encoding RlmE family RNA methyltransferase: MAKKPTGKNTSGRGQRDLKVKVKTARGRTTSSTRWLQRQLNDPYVKRAKDEGFRGRAAFKILELDEKYHFLKPGARVVDLGCAPGGWCQVAVPRVNALGEKKNKPQGFVLGVDLQEVLPIPGAEIYQLDFMDEGADDKVKEWLGGNADVVMSDMAASSSGHKQTDHLRIIALCEAAAELAFDVLEEGGTFVAKVLAGGAEQGLQALLKQRFDKVANVKPPASRSDSSEKFVVATGFRG, encoded by the coding sequence ATGGCGAAGAAACCCACGGGAAAGAACACCTCCGGACGCGGGCAGCGTGACCTCAAGGTGAAGGTCAAGACGGCGCGCGGGCGCACGACCAGCTCGACCCGCTGGCTGCAGCGTCAGTTGAACGACCCTTACGTGAAGCGTGCCAAGGACGAGGGCTTCCGGGGACGGGCGGCCTTCAAGATCCTCGAACTCGACGAGAAGTACCATTTCCTCAAGCCGGGCGCCCGCGTGGTCGACCTTGGCTGCGCGCCGGGTGGCTGGTGCCAGGTGGCAGTGCCGCGGGTCAACGCGCTGGGGGAGAAGAAGAACAAGCCGCAGGGCTTCGTGCTGGGTGTAGACCTGCAGGAGGTGCTGCCGATCCCGGGTGCCGAGATCTACCAGCTCGATTTCATGGACGAAGGCGCCGACGACAAGGTCAAGGAGTGGCTCGGCGGCAATGCCGACGTGGTGATGTCGGACATGGCGGCCTCGTCCTCGGGGCACAAGCAGACCGACCACCTGCGGATCATTGCGCTGTGCGAGGCCGCGGCCGAACTTGCGTTCGACGTTCTGGAAGAGGGCGGCACCTTCGTCGCCAAGGTGCTGGCGGGCGGCGCCGAGCAGGGGCTGCAGGCGTTGCTCAAGCAGCGCTTCGACAAGGTCGCGAACGTGAAGCCGCCGGCAAGTCGTTCGGATTCTTCCGAGAAATTCGTGGTCGCGACCGGCTTTCGCGGCTAG
- a CDS encoding GDSL-type esterase/lipase family protein — MAVILCYGDSNTHGTMPMRGAGVSERHPKMQRWPEVMARRLGPAHDVISEGLPGRTTVHDDPVEGGERSGIKVLPAILHSHKPIDLMVLMLGTNDLKPRFSVTAHEIARSVERLLLATRAEAVTRRQVIVCPAPVREIGTLRDAFAGAEARQAMFEHHLGAVAARHGCAFLAAGAHVAVSDRDGVHWEAAEHERFGEVMAGAVTGELAGLA; from the coding sequence ATGGCGGTCATCCTTTGTTACGGCGACAGCAACACGCATGGCACCATGCCGATGCGGGGGGCCGGCGTCTCTGAACGGCACCCCAAGATGCAGCGCTGGCCGGAGGTCATGGCGCGCAGGCTGGGTCCGGCGCACGACGTCATTTCCGAGGGGCTGCCGGGCCGGACGACCGTTCACGACGATCCTGTCGAGGGTGGAGAACGTAGTGGCATCAAGGTCTTGCCGGCCATTCTTCACAGTCACAAGCCAATCGACCTGATGGTGCTGATGCTGGGAACGAACGACCTCAAGCCGCGCTTCTCGGTGACGGCTCACGAAATCGCACGGTCGGTCGAACGCCTGTTGCTGGCCACCCGCGCCGAGGCGGTTACCCGGCGGCAGGTGATCGTCTGCCCGGCGCCCGTGCGCGAGATCGGCACGCTGCGCGATGCCTTCGCCGGCGCCGAGGCGCGGCAGGCCATGTTCGAGCATCACCTCGGGGCCGTCGCGGCGCGGCACGGCTGCGCATTTCTCGCTGCCGGGGCGCATGTGGCGGTATCGGACCGCGACGGCGTTCATTGGGAGGCCGCGGAGCACGAGCGCTTCGGCGAGGTCATGGCAGGCGCCGTGACCGGCGAGCTGGCGGGGCTGGCATGA
- a CDS encoding lipocalin family protein — translation MRRALVLALLLGACAGKAPLPEVSIPLRNPTAPVASQSDVTGARLDGDWVVVEGGGIAPGTRLRFSSGRIAVDGMTMPFEAQGQGRFTLGGQRIWVHWLDADNRTAALGDPDGKRVWIMDRTGRPGERLGAAQEILRWYGYDLARLNRG, via the coding sequence ATGAGACGCGCGCTGGTTCTCGCCCTGCTGCTCGGTGCCTGTGCCGGCAAGGCTCCGCTGCCCGAGGTTTCAATCCCGCTTCGCAATCCCACCGCACCGGTCGCCAGCCAGTCGGACGTGACCGGGGCGAGGCTGGACGGCGACTGGGTGGTGGTCGAGGGCGGCGGCATCGCGCCCGGCACGCGTCTGCGCTTTTCATCCGGGCGCATCGCCGTCGACGGGATGACCATGCCATTCGAGGCGCAGGGCCAGGGACGTTTCACGCTCGGAGGGCAACGGATCTGGGTGCACTGGCTCGATGCCGACAACCGCACCGCCGCGCTCGGCGATCCCGACGGAAAACGCGTCTGGATCATGGACCGCACAGGGCGCCCCGGAGAGCGGCTTGGCGCGGCGCAGGAGATCCTGCGCTGGTACGGCTACGATCTGGCCAGGCTGAACCGCGGCTGA